From the genome of Rhizobacter sp. AJA081-3:
AGGTTGATCTCGCGCCACACGTCCGTGCCCAGGCTGATGGCGCGGCGCAGGGCCACCTTCTCGGGCGCATTGCCGCCGACGACGCGATCCTCCATGTTGAAGTAGAACAGCGTGCGGTCGGTGTTGACGATGCGCTGCAGCCCCACGCCCTGCTTGGCCAGGTTGGGCGCGAGCTTGCCATTGGGCGCCGCGACGTTGGCGAACTCCAGCGGCACGGTCAACAGGTCGAACTGCCCGTTCAGGAAGGTCAGCCAGCGCGGCTGACCGACCAGGATGATGCTGATCTCGACGCGGTCGAGCATCGGCAGCGTGCGGCCGCGAAAGCGCTGCAGCAGCGCCTGGCCCTCGGCGTCGTCGGCGTTCGGACGGACATCGTCCTCGTAGCGCACGGTGCGGAAGCCCGGGTTGCGCTCGAGCACGATCAAGGAGCCGCGCCGCCAGGCGCCGAGCCGGAACGGCCCCGTGCCCACCGGGTGCGACATGATCTGGTCACCGTAGGCCTCGACCACCTCGCGCGCCACCGCGCCGATCAGGTCGCCCTGCGCGATCGTGTAGATGAAGCGCGGACGCGGCTTCTCCATCTTGTACTGGATCGTGTAGCGGTCGATGGCACGCAGCCCCTCCACCTCGCGGTCGTAGTTGAACGGCGTCTTGTTCTTCAGCGCCTCCTCGCGCAGCGCGTCGACACCGATCACGCCCTCCTCCGCGAAGGTCGTGTAGTTGGGGCTCTTGGTGGCCGGGTCGTAGTGGCGCTTCCAGGCGTAGACGTAGTCCTGCGCGACCAGCTCACGCTTCCTGCCCTTGAATGCCGGGTCGTCGGTGAAGTAGATGCCCGGCTTGATGCGGATGGTCCAGGTGCGGAAGTCGTCGCTCACCACCGGCATGCCGTCGGCCGTGTTCGGCGTCACCAGGAAGGGCCGCGCCAGGTGGTCGTAGTGGTACAGGCCTTCGAAGATGTGGCCGGTGACGTAGCGCGAGTACAGGTCGTTGATCTGCGCCGGATCGAAGCCCGTCTCGGCGATCGGGAAGGAGTAGCGCAGCACGCGCGGCGCGGCGGCGGCATCCGACGCCTGCACCGCGAACGCCGCAACCCAACCGGCAAGCAGCGCGGCAAAGCCCCGCAGCAAGCTCACTTCGCCTCCCGCTCGCGGATCGCCGGGTCGACGTCGAGGAACTTGTAGAACTCGCGAATGAAGGGGTTGCGCCGGAAGCCGATCACCCAGGGCTGCATCAGGTCGGTCACGATGCGGTGCGTGCTGAGCTTGTAGGGCACGTAGGCCACCATCATCTTGCTCGCCTCCTCCATCACCCGGGCGCGCTCGGGGCCGTCTGGCAGGGTGCTCTGCTGCGCGTACAGGGTGTTGAAGGCCGGCAGGTCGAAGCGCGCGTGGTTGGCGCCGCCCTTGTTGGGGCCGTAGGCGAGCGCCAGGAAGGTGTCGCCGTCGGGTGTGGTGGCCGACCAGGCCACGCCCCACATCATCAGCTTGCCGGTGCGCGAGGCCTTCAGGTTCTCCGGCCACTTGGCCACCTTGAAGACGATGCGCAGCCCGACCGCCTTCATGCCCTTTTCCCACAGCTCGGCGAGCTGGCGGCTCGACTGGTCTGGCTGGGTGGCGTACTCCAGCAGCAAGGGCTTGCCATCGGGCTGCTCTCGCCAGCCGTCACCGTCGCGGTCGAGGTAGCCGTACATGTCGAGCAGCGCGCGGGCGCGTGCCGGATCGTGGTCGCTCATGGTGGTCTTGAGCGCCGGGTTGTAGCCGAAGGACAGCGGCGCGATCGCCGTCTGCGCCGGCACGGCCTGGCTCTTGCGCACCAGGCGGATCTCCTTGTCGCTGTCGTAGGCGAGCGCGATGGCGCGGCGCAGCGCCACCTTCTGCGGCGTGTAGCCGCCGACCACCGGGTTGTCCTGGTTGAACAGTGCCGCCAGCGTGATGTCCACCAGCGGCGAGCGATCCATCGTGATGCCCTTCCTGGCCAGGTTGGGCGCCAGCTTGTCGTTGGGGATGGCCACCGGCGCGAACTCATTGGGCAGCCGCTCCATCAAGTCGGTCTGGCCGTTCAGGAAGGACAGCCAGCGCGGCTGGGCCTCCTCGATGATGGCGATCTCGACGCGGTCGAGCATCGGGACGCGGCGGCCCTTGAGCTGCGCGGCGATGGCGATCGAGCGCGGATCGTCGGCCGGCGCCTGCTCGTCGTAGCGCACCTCACGGTAGGTCGGGTTGCGCGCCAGCACGATGCGCGAACTGCGCCGCCACTCGGCCAGCACGAAGGGTCCGGTGCCCACCGGGTGCTCCATGATCTTGTCGCCGTAGAACTCGACCACCTCGCGCGCCAGCGCGCCGAAGTTGCCGGCGTCGGTCATCACCTCCTGGTGGAAACGCGGCGCGGCTTCGGCCAGCTTGACCTGGAAGGTGTAGCGGTCCAGCGTGCGCAGGCCCTCGACCTCGCGGTCGTAGGGGAAGGGCTGCTTGTCCTTGAGCACCTGCTGGCGCAGCTCCGACAGGCCGAGGATCTTCGACGCTTCCAGCCGGTACAGGTTGGGGCTGTTCCAGCGCGGGTCGTAGTGGCGCTTGAGGCTGTAGACGTAGTCCTGCGCGACGAGCTCGCGCCTGGCGCCCTTGAACGCCGGGTCGTCGGCGAAGAAGATGCCCGGCTTGAGGCGGAAGGTGAAGGTGCGGAAGTCCTCGCTGATCTGCGGCATCTCCACCAGCGTGTTCGGCTTCATCCTGAACGGCCGGTCGAGGAAGTCGAAGGCCAGCGGCGCCTCGATGATGCCGGCCACCACGGTGCGCGAGTACAGGTCGGAGATCTGCGCCGGGTCGAAGCCGGTCTCGGCGATCGGGAAGGCGTAGCGCAGCACGCGCGGCGCATCGCCTGCCGCGGCGGGCTGGGCCTGGGCGGCGCCGCAGGCCAGGGCGAACAGCAGGGCCCGGGTCAGGCCTCGGAAGGACATCGCTGGTTCTCCAGGATCTGAATCGGCCGAAGTCTATGCGCTGATGGCATGCGAGTTGCGTGCGGGGTCACGAGGGCAAACACCGGGGCGAGGGGGCTTTGCCCGGGCCCTAGACTCGCGCCTGCATTCTTCTGGAGATCCCGAGCGCATGGCCGCTTACCTGATCCGGCGCCTTTGGCAGATGATCCCGACCCTGTTCGGCGTCGTGCTGCTGGTGTTCTTCCTGTTCAAGGCCTTCGGCGGCGACCCGGCCGAGATCCTCGGCGGCCTGTCGGCCTCGCCCGAGCAGATCCAGGCCATCCGCACGCAGCTCGGCCTGAACGAGCCGTGGTGGGTGCAGCTGGGCATCTTCCTCAAGCAGATCGTCAGCTTCGACTGGGGCCGCAGCTGGGCCACCAACGAATCGGTGGCCAACCTGTTCGCGACAAGGCTGCCGGCCACGCTGACGGTGATGGTGCCCATCCTGCTGCTCGACACCCTGCTGGCCATCCCCATCGCGCTGCTGGTGGCCTACCTGCGCGGCTCGCTGACCGACCGCAGCATCATGGTCGCCACCACCATCGCGCTGTCGATCTCCTTCCTCGTCTACGTGATCGTCGGCCAGTACGTCTTCGCCTTCCAGCTCGGCTGGTTCCCGGTGCAGGGCTGGACGGACAGCCTGGCCACCAACCTGTTCGTCTACACGCCGCTGCCGGTGCTGCTGGCCGTGATGGTGGGCGTGGCGCCGCAGACGCGGCTGTACCGCACCTTCTTCCTCGACGAGATCGGCCAGGACTACGTGCGCACCGCGCGCGCCAAGGGCCTGACCGAGCCGCGCATCCTGCTCAGCCACGTGATGCGCAACGCCATGATCCCCATCCTCACCAACGTGGCGGTGTCGCTGCCGGGCATCTTCGTCGGCTCCTTCCTGATCGAGGTGTTCTTCTCCATCCCGGGCCTGGGCCGCGAAGTGCTGCTGGCGGTCAACCGCAGCGACTACCCGGTCATCCAGGCGGTGACGATCTACCTGGCCGTCATCACGATGGTCGTGAACCTGGCCACCGACGTGCTCTACAAGCTGGTCGATCCACGGGTGGTGCTCAAGTGAGCGCCGTACTTGCCACACCGGGGGCCGCGACACGCTCCGAGGGCGTCTGGGCCGCGGCCTGGCGGCGCTTCCAGGGCGACCGCGTCGGGATGGTCTCGATGGTCATCGTGGCCGGCTTCGCGGTGCTGATGGCGCTGGCCGGCCTG
Proteins encoded in this window:
- a CDS encoding ABC transporter substrate-binding protein, with product MSLLRGFAALLAGWVAAFAVQASDAAAAPRVLRYSFPIAETGFDPAQINDLYSRYVTGHIFEGLYHYDHLARPFLVTPNTADGMPVVSDDFRTWTIRIKPGIYFTDDPAFKGRKRELVAQDYVYAWKRHYDPATKSPNYTTFAEEGVIGVDALREEALKNKTPFNYDREVEGLRAIDRYTIQYKMEKPRPRFIYTIAQGDLIGAVAREVVEAYGDQIMSHPVGTGPFRLGAWRRGSLIVLERNPGFRTVRYEDDVRPNADDAEGQALLQRFRGRTLPMLDRVEISIILVGQPRWLTFLNGQFDLLTVPLEFANVAAPNGKLAPNLAKQGVGLQRIVNTDRTLFYFNMEDRVVGGNAPEKVALRRAISLGTDVWREINLVRLGQGVPAQTIVAPGTWGYDPQLKTENSDYDPGRAKALLDLYGYVDRDGDGWREMPDGSPLELEYATQPDALSRQFDEIWKKGMDALGLRLKVIKGEWPEQLKMARAGQIMIWQVGYSASDPDVQSALLLLYGPGAGGQNLARFKNERFDEIYRLMQALPDGPERLALLREAQKIVTAYMPQKYSVHRVLTDLTQPWLSGYRRPLFGNQFWQYVDVDPARQPKAR
- a CDS encoding ABC transporter permease — translated: MAAYLIRRLWQMIPTLFGVVLLVFFLFKAFGGDPAEILGGLSASPEQIQAIRTQLGLNEPWWVQLGIFLKQIVSFDWGRSWATNESVANLFATRLPATLTVMVPILLLDTLLAIPIALLVAYLRGSLTDRSIMVATTIALSISFLVYVIVGQYVFAFQLGWFPVQGWTDSLATNLFVYTPLPVLLAVMVGVAPQTRLYRTFFLDEIGQDYVRTARAKGLTEPRILLSHVMRNAMIPILTNVAVSLPGIFVGSFLIEVFFSIPGLGREVLLAVNRSDYPVIQAVTIYLAVITMVVNLATDVLYKLVDPRVVLK
- a CDS encoding ABC transporter substrate-binding protein, whose translation is MSFRGLTRALLFALACGAAQAQPAAAGDAPRVLRYAFPIAETGFDPAQISDLYSRTVVAGIIEAPLAFDFLDRPFRMKPNTLVEMPQISEDFRTFTFRLKPGIFFADDPAFKGARRELVAQDYVYSLKRHYDPRWNSPNLYRLEASKILGLSELRQQVLKDKQPFPYDREVEGLRTLDRYTFQVKLAEAAPRFHQEVMTDAGNFGALAREVVEFYGDKIMEHPVGTGPFVLAEWRRSSRIVLARNPTYREVRYDEQAPADDPRSIAIAAQLKGRRVPMLDRVEIAIIEEAQPRWLSFLNGQTDLMERLPNEFAPVAIPNDKLAPNLARKGITMDRSPLVDITLAALFNQDNPVVGGYTPQKVALRRAIALAYDSDKEIRLVRKSQAVPAQTAIAPLSFGYNPALKTTMSDHDPARARALLDMYGYLDRDGDGWREQPDGKPLLLEYATQPDQSSRQLAELWEKGMKAVGLRIVFKVAKWPENLKASRTGKLMMWGVAWSATTPDGDTFLALAYGPNKGGANHARFDLPAFNTLYAQQSTLPDGPERARVMEEASKMMVAYVPYKLSTHRIVTDLMQPWVIGFRRNPFIREFYKFLDVDPAIREREAK